A genome region from Oryzias melastigma strain HK-1 linkage group LG12, ASM292280v2, whole genome shotgun sequence includes the following:
- the slc25a1b gene encoding tricarboxylate transport protein B, mitochondrial — translation MSEPSGFVGPFHRPRFAAAAPAGKAKLTHPGKAILAGGIAGGIEICITFPTEYVKTQLQLDEKANPPKYRGISDCVKQTVSGHGVRGLYRGLSSLLYGSIPKAAVRFGMFEFLSNKMRDESGKLDSKRGFLCGLGAGVAEAVVVVCPMETVKVKFIHDQTSANPKYRGFFHGVREIVRTQGLKGTYQGLTATVLKQGSNQAIRFYVMTSLRNWYKGDDPNKTINPMLTGLFGAVAGAASVFGNTPLDVIKTRMQGLEAHKYKSTVDCAMKIMKHEGPMAFYKGTVPRLGRVCLDVAIVFIIYEEVVKVLNMVWKTD, via the exons ATGTCAGAACCGAGCGGGTTCGTCGGTCCCTTCCACAGACCGCGGTTCGCCGCCGCGGCTCCGGCGGGGAAAGCCAAACTCACGCACCCCGGGAAGGCGATCCTGGCAG GTGGAATTGCTGGAGGAATCGAGATCTGCATCACCTTCCCTACGGAGTACGTGAAGACGCAGCTGCAGCTCGACGAGAAGGCGAACCCCCCCAAATACAGAGGAATCT CCGACTGCGTGAAGCAGACGGTCAGCGGTCATGGCGTCCGAGGACTCTACCGCGGTCTCAGCTCGCTGCTCTACGGCTCCATCCCCAAAGCTGCCGTCAG GTTCGGCATGTTCGAGTTCCTCAGTAATAAGATGCGGGACGAGAGCGGGAAGCTGGACAGCAAGCGAGGGTTTCTGTGCGGGCTGGGGGCCGGCGTGGCAGAAGCCGTGGTCGTCGTCTGCCCCATGGAGACGGTCAAG GTCAAATTCATTCATGATCAGACGTCTGCAAACCCAAAGTACCGAGGATTTTTCCATGGAGTCCGAGAGATCGTCAGAACTCAAG GGCTGAAGGGAACCTATCAGGGCCTGACGGCTACGGTTCTGAAGCAAGGCTCCAACCAGGCCATCCGCTTCTACGTCATGACGTCTCTGAGGAACTGGTACAAAG GAGACGATCCCAACAAAACCATCAACCCCATGCTGACCGGGCTGTTCGGAGCGGTCGCCGGCGCCGCCAGCGTGTTCGGAAACACTCCTCTGGATGTCATAAAGACCAGAATGCAG GGACTGGAAGCTCACAAGTACAAAAGTACCGTGGACTGCGCCATGAAGATCATGAAGCACGAAGGCCCCATGGC CTTCTACAAAGGTACTGTCCCCCGCCTGGGTCGGGTGTGTTTGGACGTGGCCATCGTCTTCATCATCTATGAGGAGGTGGTGAAGGTCCTGAACATGGTCTGGAAGACGGACTGA
- the zgc:56235 gene encoding voltage-dependent anion-selective channel protein 2 isoform X1: MAVPPSYSDLGKAAKDIFSKGYGFGLVKLDLKTKSQSGVMEFNTSGSSNTDTGKASGSLETKYKMKEVGLSVTQKWNTDNTLATEVSVEDQLAQGLKVGLDTSFVPNTGKKSGKLKTGYKRDYVNLGCDVDFEGPIIHAAAVLGYEGWLLGYQMAFDTAKSKLSQSNFALGYRAGDFQLHTNVNDGTEFGGSIYQKVNDELETAVTLAWTAGSNNTRFGVAGKYKLDKDASLSVKVNNASLVGIGYTQSLRSGVKVTLSALIDGKNFNAGGHKVGMGFELEA, translated from the exons ATGGCCGTCCCTCCTTCATACTCAGACCTGGGCAAAGCCGCCAAGGACATCTTCAGCAAAGGCTACG GGTTCGGTCTGGTGAAGTTGGACCTGAAGACCAAGTCTCAGAGTGGAGTG ATG GAGTTCAACACGTCCGGCTCCAGCAACACGGACACCGGGAAGGCGTCCGGCAGCCTGGAGACCAAGTACAAGATGAAGGAGGTGGGGCTTAGCGTCACGCAGAAGTGGAACACGGACAACACGCTGGCGACCGAGGTCTCCGTGGAGGACCAG CTAGCTCAAGGACTGAAGGTCGGCCTGGACACGTCGTTCGTGCCGAACACGGG GAAGAAGAGCGGGAAACTGAAGACCGGCTACAAGCGCGACTACGTCAACCTGGGCTGCGACGTGGACTTTGAGGGTCCCATCATCCACGCCGCCGCCGTTCTGGGCTACGAAGGCTGGCTGCTCGGCTACCAGATGGCGTTCGACACGGCCAAATCCAAACTGTCCCAGAGCAACTTCGCTCTGGGTTACCGCGCCGGCGACTTCCAGCTGCACACCAACGT GAACGACGGCACCGAGTTCGGCGGCTCCATCTACCAGAAGGTGAACGACGAGCTGGAGACGGCGGTCACTTTGGCGTGGACCGCCGGCAGCAACAACACTCGCTTCGGCGTCGCCGGCAAATACAAGCTGGACAAAGACGCGTCTCTGTCT GTGAAAGTGAACAATGCCAGTCTGGTTGGAATCGGCTACACCCAGAGCCTTCGGTCAG GCGTTAAGGTCACCCTCTCCGCCCTCATCGACGGGAAGAACTTCAACGCCGGCGGACACAAAGTCGGCATGGGCTTCGAGCTGGAAGcataa
- the zgc:56235 gene encoding voltage-dependent anion-selective channel protein 2 isoform X2, with protein MAVPPSYSDLGKAAKDIFSKGYGFGLVKLDLKTKSQSGVEFNTSGSSNTDTGKASGSLETKYKMKEVGLSVTQKWNTDNTLATEVSVEDQLAQGLKVGLDTSFVPNTGKKSGKLKTGYKRDYVNLGCDVDFEGPIIHAAAVLGYEGWLLGYQMAFDTAKSKLSQSNFALGYRAGDFQLHTNVNDGTEFGGSIYQKVNDELETAVTLAWTAGSNNTRFGVAGKYKLDKDASLSVKVNNASLVGIGYTQSLRSGVKVTLSALIDGKNFNAGGHKVGMGFELEA; from the exons ATGGCCGTCCCTCCTTCATACTCAGACCTGGGCAAAGCCGCCAAGGACATCTTCAGCAAAGGCTACG GGTTCGGTCTGGTGAAGTTGGACCTGAAGACCAAGTCTCAGAGTGGAGTG GAGTTCAACACGTCCGGCTCCAGCAACACGGACACCGGGAAGGCGTCCGGCAGCCTGGAGACCAAGTACAAGATGAAGGAGGTGGGGCTTAGCGTCACGCAGAAGTGGAACACGGACAACACGCTGGCGACCGAGGTCTCCGTGGAGGACCAG CTAGCTCAAGGACTGAAGGTCGGCCTGGACACGTCGTTCGTGCCGAACACGGG GAAGAAGAGCGGGAAACTGAAGACCGGCTACAAGCGCGACTACGTCAACCTGGGCTGCGACGTGGACTTTGAGGGTCCCATCATCCACGCCGCCGCCGTTCTGGGCTACGAAGGCTGGCTGCTCGGCTACCAGATGGCGTTCGACACGGCCAAATCCAAACTGTCCCAGAGCAACTTCGCTCTGGGTTACCGCGCCGGCGACTTCCAGCTGCACACCAACGT GAACGACGGCACCGAGTTCGGCGGCTCCATCTACCAGAAGGTGAACGACGAGCTGGAGACGGCGGTCACTTTGGCGTGGACCGCCGGCAGCAACAACACTCGCTTCGGCGTCGCCGGCAAATACAAGCTGGACAAAGACGCGTCTCTGTCT GTGAAAGTGAACAATGCCAGTCTGGTTGGAATCGGCTACACCCAGAGCCTTCGGTCAG GCGTTAAGGTCACCCTCTCCGCCCTCATCGACGGGAAGAACTTCAACGCCGGCGGACACAAAGTCGGCATGGGCTTCGAGCTGGAAGcataa